The Tachyglossus aculeatus isolate mTacAcu1 chromosome 7, mTacAcu1.pri, whole genome shotgun sequence genome includes a region encoding these proteins:
- the AMIGO1 gene encoding LOW QUALITY PROTEIN: amphoterin-induced protein 1 (The sequence of the model RefSeq protein was modified relative to this genomic sequence to represent the inferred CDS: deleted 1 base in 1 codon), with protein sequence MAGPRAVWLWLCLSVPGAPGAVRPAPPCPAACLCASDILSCSKRELLTAPAHLPRYAALLDLSHNNLSRLRADWTGQRLARLHTLLLGHNRLAFISGEAFAPVPGLRHLDLSSNRLRALDELLFSQLPRLEVLLLYDNHIAEVDRSAFDGAAGLRRLYLSRNQISRFPLELIRDGAKPPELSLLDLSANHLKSLPLAELGLLPAWLRNGLYLHGNPLVCDCELYRLFRHWELRELSSVVDFREDLACSLPAPPAKRTVGVLGLGGPDLLNCSDFKECAVEAYLGDTLVIGCDARQRGAAREWVTPARERVPGQAANGTAAVLADGSLRIQPVRAEDRGTYTCHAVGEAFNETLYVEVTVYNFTQHRPHDTLNTAYTTLVGCILSVVLVLIYLYLTPCRCWCRGGDGPASHRGDSLSSSMLSTTPNHDPGDGDGKDGGAFDRRVAFLEPAGLGPGQNGKLKPGGALPGPEGLEGRRKLSDPDSVSSVFSDTPIVV encoded by the exons ATGGCGGGCCCCCGGGCGGTGTGGCTGTGGCTGTGTCTGTCGGTgccgggggccccgggggcggtCCGGCCGGCCCCGCCCTGCCCGGCGGCCTGCCTGTGCGCCAGCGACATCCTGAGCTGCTCGAAGCGGGAGCTGCTGACGGCCCCGGCGCACCTGCCCCGCTACGCGGCCCTGCTGGACCTGAGCCACAACAACCTGAGCCGGCTGCGCGCCGACTGGACGGGCCAGCGGCTGGCCCGCCTGCACACGCTGCTGCTGGGCCACAACCGGCTGGCCTTCATCTCCGGCGAGGCCTTCGCCCCCGTGCCGGGCCTGCGCCACCTGGACCTGTCCTCCAACCGGCTGCGGGCCCTGGACGAGCTGCTGTTCAGCCAGCTGCCCAGGCTGGAGGTGCTGCTGCTCTACGACAACCACATCGCCGAGGTGGACCGCAGCGCCTTCGACGGGGCGGCCGGCCTGCGGCGCCTCTACCTCAGCCGCAACCAGATCTCCCGCTTCCCGCTGGAGCTGATCCGCGACGGGGCCAAGCCGCCCGAGCTCAGCCTGCTGGACCTGTCCGCCAACCACCTCAAGAGCCTGCCGCTGGCCGAGCTGGGCCTGCTCCCGGCCTGGCTGAGGAACGGCCTCTACCTGCACGGCAACCCCCTGGTCTGCGACTGCGAGCTGTACCGGCTGTTCCGGCACTGGGAGCTGCGCGAGCTCAGCTCCGTGGTGGACTTCAGGGAGGACCTGGCCtgctccctcccggccccgcccgccaAGAGGACCGTCGGCGTCCTCGGCCTGGGCGGGCCCGACCTCCTCAACTGCAGCGACTTCAAGGAGTGCGCCGTGGAGGCCTACCTGGGCGACACGCTGGTCATCGGCTGCGACGCCAGGCAGCGG GGGGCCGCCAGGGAGTGGGTGACCCCGGCCCGCGAGCGAGTGCCGGGCCAGGCGGCCAACGGCACGGCCGCCGTGCTGGCCGACGGCAGCCTGCGGATCCAGCCCGTGAGGGCCGAGGACCGCGGCACCTACACCTGCCACGCCGTGGGCGAGGCCTTCAACGAGACCCTGTACGTGGAGGTCACCGTCTACAATTTCACCCAGCACAGGCCCCACGACACCCTCAACACGGCCTACACCACTCTGGTGGGCTGCATCCTCAGCGTCGTCCTGGTCCTCATCTACCTGTACCTCACGCCCTGCCGCTGCTGGTGCCGGGGAGGGGACGGGCCGGCCAGCCACCGAGGGGACAGCCTCAGCTCCTCCATGCTCAGCACCACCCCCAACCACGATCCCGGCGACGGGGACGGGAAGGACGGCGGCGCCTTCGACCGGCGCGTGGCCTTCCTGGAGCCGGCGGGCCTCGGGCCGGGCCAGAACGGCAAGCTGAAACCCGGCGGCGCGCTGCCCGGGCCGGAAGGGCTCGAGGGCCGGCGGAAGCTGTCCGACCCGGACTCCGTCAGCTCGGTCTTCTCCGACACGCCCATCGTGGtgtga